The Falco peregrinus isolate bFalPer1 chromosome 9, bFalPer1.pri, whole genome shotgun sequence genome includes a window with the following:
- the PXMP4 gene encoding peroxisomal membrane protein 4, with product MAGGGDPLRALLRAANALLQQRRYRAALAVLKGFRNGAVYGAKIRAPHALVMTFLFKSGSLREKLKSIAQATYTHSRNLAYFVFTYKGLMALQSRLQGKKIPFHSFFAACIGGWLVFGENNPINSQIIMYLLSRILFGLSRLAVEKGYVPQPKQDPFPLVAALIWGTVLWLFEYHRQTLQPSLQSSMTYLYDDSNVWHDISDFLIYNKRTDSK from the exons ATGGCCGGTGGAGGGGACCCGCTCCGCGCCCTGCTCCGCGCCGCTAatgccctcctgcagcagcgCCGCTACCGTGCCGCGCTTGCCGTCCTCAAGGGCTTCCGCAATGGGGCCGT TTATGGAGCAAAAATTCGTGCCCCGCATGCCCTCGTGATGACTTTCCTATTCAAGAGTGGAAG tttaagagagaaactgaaatcGATTGCTCAGGCTACGTACACACATTCCCGGAACTTGGCATATTTTGTGTTCACCTACAAGGGACTGATGGCGTTGCAGTCCCGactacaggggaaaaaaattccatttcattctttctttgcagCCTGCATTGGGGGTTGGCTGGTGTTTGGTGAGAACAATCCCATCAACAGCCAG ATCATTATGTACCTGCTGTCTCGTATCCTGTTCGGCTTGTCTCGGCTGGCAGTGGAAAAGGGCTATGTCCCACAGCCAAAGCAGGATCCTTTTCCACTTGTCGCTGCTTTGATATGGGGGACAGTTCTCTGGCTCTTTGAATACCACCGGCAAACTCTGCAGCCTTCTCTGCAGTCCTCCATGACCTACCTGTACGATGATAGTAATGTATGGCATGACATTTCTGACTTCCTCATTTATAACAAAAGGACAGACAGCAAGTAG